Within the Streptomyces sp. R41 genome, the region GAGATCGGCTCGTCCTCGGCCGGCGTGCCGGCGGCGGCCACCGCGGCGCCCGTGAGCGTCGCGAGCATCTCGCGGACGTTCGTGAGCTGGGCGTTGATCGAGTCGCGGCGGTTGGTGAGTGCCGCGAGCTCGCGCTCGGATTCCGAACGGATGCGGTCGGCCTTGGCGTTCGCGTCGGCCACGATGTCCTCGGCCTGGCGCTGAGCCGTCTCGACCGTCTGGCGGGCGCGGCGCTCGGCGTCCGTGCGCAGCTTCTCGGCCTCCAGGCGGAGCTGCTCCGCGCGGTGCTCGATCTCCGCGAGGCGCTTCTCGGCCTTGGCCTGACGCGAGGCCAGGTCGCGCTCCGACTGCTCGCGGCGCTTGGCGAGGTTCGTCTCGAAGTCGGCGGCGGCCTGCGCGGCCTTGGCGCGGGTCTCCTCGAAGAGGGCGTCCGCCTCCTCGCGCTTGGACTGTGCGTCCTTCTGCGCCTCGGTACGCAGCTGAGAGGCGTCGCTCTTGGCCTTCTCGACGATCCGGACGCCCTCGTCCTCCGCCTTGGCCTTGCGCTCCGCAGCGAACGATTCTGCGTCGTTGCGCACCTGCTGGGCCGCCGACTCGGCGAGCTCACGGTGCTGCTCGGCCGCGCGACGGGCCTCCTCGCGCAGGTCCTTCGCCTCCTCCTCGGCGAGGCGGAGGATCTTCTCGACGCGCGCGCCGAGACCCGCGTACGACGGCTCTGCGTCGCTGACCTGGGCCTGGGCGTTCTGCGTCTCGAGGTGGAGCTCCTCGATGCGCTTTTCCAGAGCAGTGATACGGGCCAGAGCGCTGTCACGGTCGGAGACGAGCTTCGAGATGCGTTCGTCCACCTGAGCGCGGTCGTATCCACGCCGCACAAGCTCGAAGCCGTAGGGGGAAGTGTCGCTCATGGGGTTCCTGTCGAATGAGACCGGTGAGGTGATAGGGGGAATCCTAGGGGTCAAAGCGGTGTGTCATCGAGCGGATACGTGTTTGATCTGGAGAATGACACTCCTTTTGGGTGGCTAACTGTCGGAGGGCTTGCCAGATCCTGTGCCAAAGGTCCCCGCAAAGCATGGAATCGGTGCTTCTGGCTAGCCCTCGGACGACTTGCCACCCGAACGAGTTGCGCCCGCGGCGGCGCCCGCTTTGACCCCACCGTCCTTGTTGCCGGACGGGGCCTCAAAGGACTCCAACGCCTCCAGGACGTCCTGGACACGGGAGATCTCCGCATTGATGTCCTCGCGGCGGCGCACCAGGATCTCCAGGTCGCGCTTGCCCTCCTCGACCGCGGCCTTCGCCTCCTGGATCGCCTCGGACCTGATCTTCTCGGCCTCGGTGACGAGCGAGTTCTTCTTCTGCTCGGCCTCCTTGAGGAGACCCTCCGCCTTCTTGACCGCGGCGATACGCACCTTGCTCGCCTCGGAGTTGGCCTCCGACACCAGGTCCCTGGCCTTCGCCTCGGCCTCGGCCAGCTGGTCCTCGGCCGCCTTCACGAGCACGTCGCAGCGCTCGCCGGCCGTCTTCATCGCCTCGGCGGACTCGCGGCGGGCCCGCTCGTGCAGCTCCTCGATCTCCGTGGTGATGCGGTCGCGCAGCTCCTCCGCGCGCTCCCTTATCGCCGTCGCGTCCCGGCGCGCGCCGACCAGCAGCTCGTCCGCGTCCGTACGGGCCCGCTCCACCAGGGAGTTGCCCTCCACGGTCGCCTCGGAGACCAGCCGCTCGGCCTCGTTGCGCGCCGCGCCGACCATGGTGTCGGCCTGCGACTCGGCCTCCGCCGTCGTCTTCTGCGCGCCCTGCTGCGCCTCGGAGAGCAGCTTGTCCGCCTCGGACGCGGTCTCCGAGATGAGGGTGTCGACCTGCTCGGCTGCCTCGGAGCGTCGCTTGTTGGCCTCCTGGCGCGCCTCGTCCAGGGTGCGCTCGGCCTCTTCGCGCGCCGACGACGTGAGCCGCTCGGCCTCCGCCGCCGCCTCGGCCTTGACGCGCTCCGCCTCGGTGCGGACGCGCTCGGCGTGCTGCTGCGCGGAACCGACCGTCTCGGCGGCCTCGGCCCGCAGCCGCTCCGCGTCGCCGGTCGCGTCCGAGATGAGCTGCTCGGCCTTGGCCACGGATTCGGCCCGTACGCGCTCGGCCTCGGCGGCGGTCTCGTTCGCGAGCCGCTCGGCCTCCGACGCCGCCTCGGTGATGAGGGTGTCCGCCTGCGTGGCCGCGTCCGAACGGATCCGGTTGGCGTCGTCCCGGGCATCCGCGCGGGTCCGCGAAGCGTCCTGCTCGGCGTTCGCGATGGCGTCGGACGCCTCGGTGCGGACGCGCTGGGCGTGCTCGGCGGCGTCCGAGCGCAGTCGCTCGGACTCGGCGATGGCCTCCGAAACCGTGCGCTCCGCGAGCGACTTGGCGGCCTCCGTCTCCTGGGCCGCCTCCCGCCGGATGCGCGCCGCGTCCTCGGACGCCCGCTCCCGCTCCGCGTACGCGTCGGCGCGGACCCGGTCCGCCTCCTCCTGCGCCTCGGTCCGCGTACGGTCCGCCACGTGTTCGGCGGCGCTGCGCAGACCCGCGATCTCCTCCTGGGCCTGCTCGTGCAGCCCGGCCACGGAGTCGCGCACCTGCTGCGCGGTCTGCTCGGCGTTGGAGACCATCTCGGTCGCCCGCCGGTCCGCCTCCTCGACCAGGCGTACGGCCTCCGCCTGCGCCTCTTCGACACGGTTGCGGGCGGAAGCCAGCAGCTCCTCGCTCTGCTCGCGGGCCCGCTCGCGCTCCTGGTCGGCCTCCTGGCGCGCGGAGCCGAGGAGTTCCTCGGCCTCGCGGCGGCGCCGGGCGGCCTCCTCCTGCGCGGCGGCCAGCGTCTCGGCGCCCTCGGTCGCCAGCCGCTCGGCCGCGGCCTGCGCCTCCGCCCGTACGCGATCGGCGCTGTCCTGGGCCTCCGACTTCAGCCGCTCGGCCTCCGCCGCGGCCTCCGAACGCAGCCGTACGGCGATGGCCTCGCCCTCGGCGCGTGAGGTGGACGCGTCCGCCGCCGCTTCGTTGCGCAGCCGCTCGGCCTCGGCCTCGGCCTGCGCCTGGAGCGTACGGATCCGCTCGGCGGCCTCCGTGCGCAGTCTGTCCGTCTCCTCGGCGGCCTCACGGCGGATCCGCTCGGCCTCCGCGCGCGCGTCCGTCAACGCCTGCTCGGCGGAGGTGAGACGCTCCTCGGCCTCCGTGTGGCGCCGGGTCAGCTCTTCGGCGGCCTCGGCCTGGCGAGCCGCTATGGCGCGCTCGGTCTCCTCGCGCAGCAGCCCGGCGGCGCGCTCGGCCTCCGCCTTGATCGCCTCGGACTGCTCGACCGCCTCCGCCCGATGCCGCTCGGCCTCGGCGCGGGTGCGCTCCAGGGTCTCCTCGGCCTGCCGGCGCAGCGTCGTGGCGCGCTCGATGGCCTCGGTGCGGACCTTCTCGCTGTCCGTCGTGGCCGCCGTACGCAACTCGTCCGCGTCGGCCTTCGCCTTGGAGAGCAGCTCCTCGGCGGTCTTGGCCGCCTCCTCGATCTGCTGGACGGCCTCGCGGCGGGCCTCGGCGCGGATGCGCTCGCCCTCGGAGACCGCGTCGGCGCGCAGCTGCTCGGCCTCGCCGCGCAGACGGCGCGCCTCCTCCTGCAGCTCGACCGTCTTGGCGCGGTACTCCTTGGTGTCGTCCTTCGCCGTGCCCTTGAGCTGCTCGGCGATGTCGTGCGCCTCGGCGCGCAGCCGGTCGGCCTCGGCCTCCGCCTCGGTGCGGATCCGCTCGGCCTCCTCGGCGGCGGCCTTGGTGGTCGTCTTGGCTTCCTCGGACGCCTTGTTGAGCACGTCCTCGGCGGTACGGGCCGCCTTGGCGAGCTGGGACGCGGTCTCCTCGGCGGTGAGACTGCGGGCGTTCTCCTCGGCCTCCGCGACGATCTTCTCGGCCTTGGCCTGAGCCTCCGCGACAACCTGTTCGGCCTCGGACTTGGTGGTCTCGGCCTCCTTGGTGGCCTCGCTGACCAGCCGGGCGACCTGCTCCTTCGCGGTCCGCGTGCGCTGCTCGTTCGCCGACTCCGCGCTGGAGAGCGTCTTGGCCGCGGCCTCCTTCGCCTCGGCGACGACCTTGTCGGCCTCGGCCCGCGCCTCGCGCAGCGCCGCCTCCGCCTCGGTCATGCGCTGCTCGGCGGCCCGGCTCAGCTCGGTGGCCTGGCGGCGGGCGGTGTCCGACTCGGTCGCCGTGGAGCTGCGCAGCTGCTCGGCGTGGTCGGTGGCTTCCTGGGCCTGCGTGGAGGCTGCGTTCAGCAGCCGCTCGGCGTCCGTGCGGGCCCGGCGCAGCAGCTGTTCGGCCTCCGCGCGGGCCCTCTCGGCGTCGGTGGTGAGCCGCTGCCGCGCCTCGGCGGCGATCCGCTCGGCCTCCGCGCGGGCTGCGGCCAGCGCCTGGTCGGCCTCGGCGCGCGACTCCTCCAGAAGACGACGGGCCTGCGACTCGGTACGGGCGCGCAGCTGCTCCGCCCACGCCACGTTCTCGTTGACATGCGACTCGACGGTCTGCCGACGCTCGGCCAGCTCCTGGTCGAGCTGCTGGCGCCGCGTGACCGCTTCCTGGTGCAGCTCCGCCTGAAGGCGCGCGGCCTGCTCGGCGTGCTCCTGGAGGATGCGCTGCGTCTGCGAGCGGGCCTGGCTCAGCTCACGCTCGGCGTCCGCGCGCAGCTGGTCGGCCTGGATCTGGGCATTGCGGAGCAGCTGCTCGGCCTGGTACCCGATGTCGCCGCCGTCGTAGGCAGGACGGGTCGCCAGACTGCGCCGCGCCTCGTGCAGCTTGGCGCGCAGCACCTCGACCTGATAGCCGAGGTCCTCGGCGTGCTGGACGGCCTTCTCCCGCTCGGTCTTCAGCCGCTCCATCTCGGCCTCGAACCGAGAGAGGTGGTCGACGTCAGCCGCCGGCTCTCGCTCCTGGCGTTCGTAGCCCCGCACTGCGCGGTCCCATCCGTCCCCTGGTCGCAAGTCTCTCCAAACGAGCTCCGTCCATCCGCCGAACGGGGCCCCCGGGGAATGGTGTCAGATCAACGGCGGAGCATGGGCTGCTGCCCCGACGCTCGTCCCGCCCGTTCCCCGAAAACCTGGACCCCGGCCCTCGGTCGCCCCGACGTGGCGGCGACCGCCCCCAACCCTACCGGCCCAGATATACGGAGGTCAGTGCTCAGCGGACTCAACAGGCGCCGAAGTGACCAGTTCTGTCAGGACTCCATGGCAATCCTTTGGATGCAGGAAGGTGATCCGGGAGCCCATCGAGCCCCTGCGCGGCTCCTCGTACAGGACGCGTACGCCCTTGTCCTTGATGTCGGCCGCGTCCGCGTCCACATCCGCCGTACCGAAAGCGATGTGGTGAACGCCCTCGCCGTTCTTGGCGAGCCACTTCGCCACGGTCGAGTCGTCGCGGGTGGGCTCCAGGAGCTGGAGGTACGAGGCGCCGCCGTCGGACGTCTCGTTGATCTTGAGCATGGCCTCGCGCACGCCCTGCTCCTCGTTGACCTCGGAGTGGAAGACCTCGAAGCCGTACGTGGCCCGGTAGAACTCGACGGTCTTGTCGAGGTCGAAACAGGCGATCCCAATGTGGTCGATTCGCGTCAGCATGGAATTAGTGCAGCGCTCCGGAGGTGGTTACGCAACGTGCGCGCGATCACACTCGCCGCCGGATGACGGGTGGCTTACCGCTCAGTACATTCAAGTAAACCCTCGTTCACTCCTCAGCTGTGCAAGCTGGAAGGGGATCGCACCTCATGTCTGGAACGAACAGCACGACTTCCGTGATCGTCGCGGGTGCCCGCACCCCGATGGGGCGGTTGCTCGGCTCCCTGAAGTCCTTTTCCGGAGCCGACCTCGGAGGCTTCGCGATCAAGGCCGCCCTCGACCGTGCGGGGATCGGCGGCGACCAGGTGCAGTACGTGATCATGGGCCAGGTGCTCCAGGCCGGGGCAGGGCAGATCCCGGCACGCCAGGCCGCGGTCAAGGCGGGCATCCCGATGAGCGTCCCGGCGCTCACCATCAACAAGGTGTGTCTGTCGGGCCTGGACGCGATCGCGCTCGCGGACCAGTTGATCCGAGCGGGCGAATTCGATGTCGTGGTCGCGGGTGGCCAGGAGTCGATGACGAACGCGCCGCACCTCCTCCCCAAGTCCCGTGAGGGCTACAAGTACGGGGCGATCGAGATGCTCGACGCCATGGCGTACGACGGTCTGACGGACGCCTTCGAGAACATCGCCATGGGCGAGTCGACGGAGAAGCACAACTCCCGGCTCGGCATCGCCCGTCCGGAGCAGGACGAGATTGCGGCTCTCTCGCACCAGCGTGCGGCCGCCGCCCAGAAGAACGGAATCTACGAGGCGGAGATCACACCGGTCGAGATTCCGCAGCGCAAGGGCGAGCCCGTCGTCTTCAGCAAGGACGAGGGCATTCGCGCCGAGACGACGGTCGAGTCGCTCGGCAAGCTGCGCCCCGCCTTCACCAGGGACGGCACGATCACCGCCGGCACCTCGTCGCAGATTTCGGACGGCGCCGCCGCCGTGGTCGTGATGAGCAAGGCCAAGGCGCTGGAGCTGGGCCTGGAGTGGATCGCCGAGATCGGCGCGCACGGGAACGTGGCAGGGCCGGACAACTCTCTGCAGTCGCAGCCCTCGAACGCGATCCTGCACGCCCTCAAGAAGGAGGGCCTGGAGGTCGAGGACCTCGACCTGATCGAGATCAACGAGGCCTTCGCGGCGGTCGCCGTGCAGTCAATGAAGGACCTCGGGGTGTCCACGGAAAAGGTGAACGTCAACGGCGGGGCCATTGCCCTCGGTCACCCGATCGGGATGTCCGGCGCCCGGCTCGTGCTGCACCTCGCCCTCGAACTCAAGCGGCGCGGCGGCGGCGTGGGCGCGGCCGCGCTGTGCGGCGGCGGTGGTCAGGGTGACGCGCTGATCGTGCGGGTACCCAAGGCCTGACACGCGTTCTCCACTTGCGGAATCTCGACTGAACGGAGCTGTGATGCAGGACGTCTCCTCGCTGGTGGCCCAGGCCAGGGAAGGGCGGCCACGGGCCGTGGCCCGGCTGATCTCCCTGGTGGAGGGGGCGGCACCGCAGCTCCGTGAGGTCATGGCGGCGCTGGCGCCGCTGACCGGCAACGCGTACGTGGTGGGGCTGACGGGGTCGCCGGGCGTCGGCAAGTCGACGTCGACGTCGGCGCTGGTGACGGCGTACCGGCGGCAGGGCAAGCGTGTCGGAGTGCTGGCCGTCGACCCCTCCTCGCCGTTCTCCGGAGGCGCGCTGCTCGGCGACCGTGTGCGCATGTCCGAGCACGCGTCCGACCCCGGGGTGTACATCCGCTCGATGGCCACGCGCGGCCACCTGGGCGGTCTCGCGTGGGCCGCGCCGCAGGCGATCCGCGTCCTGGACGCGGCGGGCTGCGATGTGGTGCTGGTGGAGACGGTGGGCGTCGGCCAGTCCGAGGTCGAGATCGCCTCCCAGGCGGACACCTCGGTCGTACTCCTCGCCCCCGGCATGGGCGACGGGATCCAGGCGGCCAAGGCCGGGATCCTGGAGATCGGTGATGTGTACGTGGTCAACAAGGCCGATCGGGACGGGGCCGACGCGACGGCGCGTGAGCTGAACCACATGCTGGGGCTGGGTGAATCCCGGGGCCCGGGGGACTGGCGGCCGCCGATCGTGAAGACAGTCGCCGCCCGCGGCGAAGGGATCGACGAGGTCGTCGAAGCCCTGGAGAAGCACCGGGCGTGGATGGAGGAACACGGGGTGCTCGGCGAGCGGCGTCTCGCCCGTGCCTCCCAGGAGGTCGAGACGATCGCGGTCACCGCCCTGCGTCAGCGCATCGGTGACCTCCATGGCGACCGCCGCCTCAGCGCCCTCGCGGAGCGCATCGTGGCGGGAGAACTCGACCCGTACCGTGCCGCGGATTCGCTGGTGGAGGGCCTGACAGAGGGCTGAGCCGAGGGGGCTTCGCCCCTACCCGGTGGGTGCTTGTCGCGCAGTTCCCCGCGCCCCTTTTAGGGGCGCGGGGAACTGCGCGATCTTTTAGCGGGGGTCTGGGGGCGGCAGCCCCCAGGGGACGGGAATGGGCAGGGGCGGCGGGGGCGAAAACCCTCCTGGTCAACTCCCACCGCCCGCTGTTAAGTTGGGCCGCATGTTCCTCCTCTTGGCATAGGGCCCGCCCAGGCCCGCGACGGACAAGCAGCAATTCGGCGCTGCGTCGTCGCGGCACTCAGGCGTCCCCTCGTCCGCCTCGAAGTTGAGGAACCCTTCGCATGTCTGCGCCCCTTTCGCGGCCCTCGTACGCCGCGCTCTTCCGCATCCCCCACACCCGCCGCACCTTCACCGCCGCCCTGATCGGCAGGCTGTCGTACGGCATCGTCTCCCTGGCCATGATGCTGACGGTGACCCGGGCGACCGGGTCGTACGCCGTGGCCGGCACGGTCATGGCGCTGTTCGGCGCGATGAGCGTGTTCCTGTCGCCCGCGAGGGCGGCCCTGATCGACCGGTACGGCCCGCGCCGTGCCCTCATCCCGATGGCCTCGCTGTACGCGGGCCTGCTCACGGCCTTCGCGGCGGCAGCCTGGCGGCCGGGAGTACCGGCGGCGGCACTCGGCGTGCTGGCCGTCGCCGCGGGTGGCTGCACCCCGCCCCTCGGCCCCACGATGCGCGCCGTGTGGGGCGAAGTCGTCGAGGACAGACTGCTGTTGCAGCGCGCGTACAGCCTGGACGGTGTCGCGGAGGAGATCCTCTTCGTCTCGGGGCCGTTGCTGGTGGGCGCGGTCGTGCAGTTCGCGCCGCCGGCCGCCGGGGTCGCGCTCAGCGCGCTGCTGGTGTGGGCCGGAACCCTCGGGTTCGTGCTGTCGCCGGTCGTGGCGGGCGTACGACCGGCCGCGGAGAAGAAGTCCGCCCGCTCCGGGGGCCGGTTGCGAGGCGGGCGCGCGCTCGTGCAGCCCGTCGTCGTCGCGGCGGGCGTAGGGCTGTCCCTGGGATCCCTCGACCTCCTCGTCATGGCTTTCGCCCAGCAGCGCCATCATGGGGACGACGTGGTGGCCTGGGTGCTCGCCGCGCTGTCGGTGGGCAGCGCGGTCGGCGGCCTGCTGAACGGCGCCGTCAACTGGCGCAGGTCCGCGCGGGTGCGGCTGCCGCTGCAGGCCGGCGGTCTGGGCCTCGCCCTGCTCGCCGCGGGGCTCGCTCCCGGCCTCGGCACACTGACCGTCGCCGTGGCCTGCGCGGGCTTCTTCGTCGCCCCGGCCCTGACCACGTCCTACCTGATCGCCGACGAGGCGGCCCCGCCCGGCTTCCGCACCCAGGCGGGCGCCTGGGTCAACACCGCGGTGAACGCGGGCAATTCGGGCGGCGCCGCCGGGGTCGGGCTCCTGGTGGGCCACCTGTCCCTGGGCCTGTGCTTCGCGGTCTCGGGTGCGGTGGCCGTCGCGGCGGGCCTGATCTCCGTCCGGGGCACACGCACGTCTCCGCGCCCCGTCGAGGGCGCGGAGAACTGCGCGGCCAGCCAGGAACAGCCGGCAGCCTGAGGACGTCCGGCAGCTTCCGGACCGCTACGGCTTGCCTCGCTGCCCCCGCAGATGCTCGGCGATCGGCCGCAGTGACTTGTGGAGGTCTTCCAGCGCCTCCGGGGAGAGCAGATCGATGAAGTGCCTCCGCACAGACGCCACGTGATACGGCGCGACCTTCTTCATCGTCTCCATGCCGTGCTCGGTGAGGACGGCGTACAGGCCCCGGCGGTCGGACTCGCAGTTCTCGCGACGCACCAGATCCGCGTTCTCCATGCGCGTGATCTGGTGCGAGAGGCGGCTCTTGGACTGGAGGGTGGCGGACGCGAGGTCGCTCATCCGCATCCGTACGCCCTCCGACTCGGAGAGGTTCACCAGGATCTCGTAGTCGTTCATCGTCAGCCCGAACGGCTGGAGGTCCCTCTCGAGCTGGTACGTCAACAGCCTGTTGACCTCCAGGTGGGTGCGCCAGGCGCACTGCTCCGCATCGGTCAGCCAGCGCGTGGCCGTCTCGGTCTCCATAAATGAAGTCTACCTAAAATGTTGAAAGGCGAACTAGTGAGGGTGGTGTGACTGTGCGCACGCGTTCGATGTCACACTCCGCAGACTACCGCTCACAGCCCGAAGCGACGCTGGAGGTCCCCCAGCTGTCCGGGAAGGCGCGGTGCGCCGGCTTGCTGTCCCTGATGACCGGGTACCCCACCCGCGCCCGGTACTCCGGGCTCGTGCGGAACCGCGCCCGTGGCCTGCTCGGCCATGAGCGTTTCGGTGGACTGGAGCAGCACCGTGCCGGCCCCTACGAACTCGAACTGGTGCTCCTCTCCGGAGGCCCCGCCAAGGCCCGTCATCGCACGTAGACCGCCCATTACACCTGTCATGTACCCGTGGTCGTAGTGATGGCACGGGGACGGGCAGTCGGCCCAGCCGACCAGGGCCTGCGGGTCCACCCGGATCGGGGGTTCCATGAACACCACCGGACCGTTGGATGCGGCTACGAACTTGCCGGTTCCGATCAGGGTCAGAAAGCCCGGCACGATCGACTGTTTGAGGGCAAGACTTGGCTGAAAAGCGAGCAGGTTGCCCGAGCGAATGGTCAGGTTGCCGTCGTCCAGGTCGTACGAATTGACGTCGAAGGCCCGGTCGGCGAGCAGCATCTTGCCCGAGCCCTCCGCCACGACCCAGTCGCTTGCGTGCAGAGGCGAATGGAACGACGTACGGACGAGACGGTCGAGCCGGCCGTGTCCGACGCCGTTGAATTCCATCGACCCGTAGTAGGCGATCATCTTGCCCTTCTGCAGGAACCACTGGCTCCCCTTGAGCTCGACGCAGAAGGTGTAGTTGTTGACGT harbors:
- a CDS encoding cellulose-binding protein → MSDTSPYGFELVRRGYDRAQVDERISKLVSDRDSALARITALEKRIEELHLETQNAQAQVSDAEPSYAGLGARVEKILRLAEEEAKDLREEARRAAEQHRELAESAAQQVRNDAESFAAERKAKAEDEGVRIVEKAKSDASQLRTEAQKDAQSKREEADALFEETRAKAAQAAADFETNLAKRREQSERDLASRQAKAEKRLAEIEHRAEQLRLEAEKLRTDAERRARQTVETAQRQAEDIVADANAKADRIRSESERELAALTNRRDSINAQLTNVREMLATLTGAAVAAAGTPAEDEPISRGVPAQQSR
- the scy gene encoding polarized growth protein Scy — translated: MRGYERQEREPAADVDHLSRFEAEMERLKTEREKAVQHAEDLGYQVEVLRAKLHEARRSLATRPAYDGGDIGYQAEQLLRNAQIQADQLRADAERELSQARSQTQRILQEHAEQAARLQAELHQEAVTRRQQLDQELAERRQTVESHVNENVAWAEQLRARTESQARRLLEESRAEADQALAAARAEAERIAAEARQRLTTDAERARAEAEQLLRRARTDAERLLNAASTQAQEATDHAEQLRSSTATESDTARRQATELSRAAEQRMTEAEAALREARAEADKVVAEAKEAAAKTLSSAESANEQRTRTAKEQVARLVSEATKEAETTKSEAEQVVAEAQAKAEKIVAEAEENARSLTAEETASQLAKAARTAEDVLNKASEEAKTTTKAAAEEAERIRTEAEAEADRLRAEAHDIAEQLKGTAKDDTKEYRAKTVELQEEARRLRGEAEQLRADAVSEGERIRAEARREAVQQIEEAAKTAEELLSKAKADADELRTAATTDSEKVRTEAIERATTLRRQAEETLERTRAEAERHRAEAVEQSEAIKAEAERAAGLLREETERAIAARQAEAAEELTRRHTEAEERLTSAEQALTDARAEAERIRREAAEETDRLRTEAAERIRTLQAQAEAEAERLRNEAAADASTSRAEGEAIAVRLRSEAAAEAERLKSEAQDSADRVRAEAQAAAERLATEGAETLAAAQEEAARRRREAEELLGSARQEADQERERAREQSEELLASARNRVEEAQAEAVRLVEEADRRATEMVSNAEQTAQQVRDSVAGLHEQAQEEIAGLRSAAEHVADRTRTEAQEEADRVRADAYAERERASEDAARIRREAAQETEAAKSLAERTVSEAIAESERLRSDAAEHAQRVRTEASDAIANAEQDASRTRADARDDANRIRSDAATQADTLITEAASEAERLANETAAEAERVRAESVAKAEQLISDATGDAERLRAEAAETVGSAQQHAERVRTEAERVKAEAAAEAERLTSSAREEAERTLDEARQEANKRRSEAAEQVDTLISETASEADKLLSEAQQGAQKTTAEAESQADTMVGAARNEAERLVSEATVEGNSLVERARTDADELLVGARRDATAIRERAEELRDRITTEIEELHERARRESAEAMKTAGERCDVLVKAAEDQLAEAEAKARDLVSEANSEASKVRIAAVKKAEGLLKEAEQKKNSLVTEAEKIRSEAIQEAKAAVEEGKRDLEILVRRREDINAEISRVQDVLEALESFEAPSGNKDGGVKAGAAAGATRSGGKSSEG
- the mce gene encoding methylmalonyl-CoA epimerase, whose protein sequence is MLTRIDHIGIACFDLDKTVEFYRATYGFEVFHSEVNEEQGVREAMLKINETSDGGASYLQLLEPTRDDSTVAKWLAKNGEGVHHIAFGTADVDADAADIKDKGVRVLYEEPRRGSMGSRITFLHPKDCHGVLTELVTSAPVESAEH
- a CDS encoding acetyl-CoA C-acetyltransferase, whose amino-acid sequence is MSGTNSTTSVIVAGARTPMGRLLGSLKSFSGADLGGFAIKAALDRAGIGGDQVQYVIMGQVLQAGAGQIPARQAAVKAGIPMSVPALTINKVCLSGLDAIALADQLIRAGEFDVVVAGGQESMTNAPHLLPKSREGYKYGAIEMLDAMAYDGLTDAFENIAMGESTEKHNSRLGIARPEQDEIAALSHQRAAAAQKNGIYEAEITPVEIPQRKGEPVVFSKDEGIRAETTVESLGKLRPAFTRDGTITAGTSSQISDGAAAVVVMSKAKALELGLEWIAEIGAHGNVAGPDNSLQSQPSNAILHALKKEGLEVEDLDLIEINEAFAAVAVQSMKDLGVSTEKVNVNGGAIALGHPIGMSGARLVLHLALELKRRGGGVGAAALCGGGGQGDALIVRVPKA
- the meaB gene encoding methylmalonyl Co-A mutase-associated GTPase MeaB; this encodes MQDVSSLVAQAREGRPRAVARLISLVEGAAPQLREVMAALAPLTGNAYVVGLTGSPGVGKSTSTSALVTAYRRQGKRVGVLAVDPSSPFSGGALLGDRVRMSEHASDPGVYIRSMATRGHLGGLAWAAPQAIRVLDAAGCDVVLVETVGVGQSEVEIASQADTSVVLLAPGMGDGIQAAKAGILEIGDVYVVNKADRDGADATARELNHMLGLGESRGPGDWRPPIVKTVAARGEGIDEVVEALEKHRAWMEEHGVLGERRLARASQEVETIAVTALRQRIGDLHGDRRLSALAERIVAGELDPYRAADSLVEGLTEG
- a CDS encoding MFS transporter; protein product: MSAPLSRPSYAALFRIPHTRRTFTAALIGRLSYGIVSLAMMLTVTRATGSYAVAGTVMALFGAMSVFLSPARAALIDRYGPRRALIPMASLYAGLLTAFAAAAWRPGVPAAALGVLAVAAGGCTPPLGPTMRAVWGEVVEDRLLLQRAYSLDGVAEEILFVSGPLLVGAVVQFAPPAAGVALSALLVWAGTLGFVLSPVVAGVRPAAEKKSARSGGRLRGGRALVQPVVVAAGVGLSLGSLDLLVMAFAQQRHHGDDVVAWVLAALSVGSAVGGLLNGAVNWRRSARVRLPLQAGGLGLALLAAGLAPGLGTLTVAVACAGFFVAPALTTSYLIADEAAPPGFRTQAGAWVNTAVNAGNSGGAAGVGLLVGHLSLGLCFAVSGAVAVAAGLISVRGTRTSPRPVEGAENCAASQEQPAA
- a CDS encoding MarR family winged helix-turn-helix transcriptional regulator, with the translated sequence METETATRWLTDAEQCAWRTHLEVNRLLTYQLERDLQPFGLTMNDYEILVNLSESEGVRMRMSDLASATLQSKSRLSHQITRMENADLVRRENCESDRRGLYAVLTEHGMETMKKVAPYHVASVRRHFIDLLSPEALEDLHKSLRPIAEHLRGQRGKP
- a CDS encoding AIM24 family protein, producing the protein MSAYGTPGGPVIYDPMSLPVDDNVNNYTFCVELKGSQWFLQKGKMIAYYGSMEFNGVGHGRLDRLVRTSFHSPLHASDWVVAEGSGKMLLADRAFDVNSYDLDDGNLTIRSGNLLAFQPSLALKQSIVPGFLTLIGTGKFVAASNGPVVFMEPPIRVDPQALVGWADCPSPCHHYDHGYMTGVMGGLRAMTGLGGASGEEHQFEFVGAGTVLLQSTETLMAEQATGAVPHEPGVPGAGGVPGHQGQQAGAPRLPGQLGDLQRRFGL